A genome region from Phaeobacter sp. A36a-5a includes the following:
- a CDS encoding FAD-dependent oxidoreductase, whose protein sequence is MNKIFEVPLYSYQRSDDQDAPSPVRHPVVVIGAGPVGLAAAIDLAQQGIGVVVLDDNDKVSFGSRAICFSKRTLEIADRLGLGDPMVAKGVQWNLGKVFFDDRKVYDFNLLPEEGHKRSAFINLQQYYFEEYLVNRVRELQEQGAPIEIRGRNKVSAIGTHPSHAVLEIDTPEGSYNLEADWLIACDGAGSPTRQMLGLDFVGRVFEDNFLIADVIMDADFPTERWFWFDPPFNRGQSALLHKQPDGVWRIDLQLGWDIDKEREKRPENVIPRLKAMLGEDVKFELEWVSIYTFQCRRMEKFRHGRVIFAGDAAHQVSPFGARGANSGLQDTDNLCWKLKLVMDGKAPESLLDSYDIERVHGADENIRNSSRSTDFITPKSEISRVMRDAVLDLSEQYEFARPLVNSGRLSVPCTYEGSPLNSADALNGPERTRPGSPCPDVPLVDGFLLGKLGDKFTLLTIDADAPDEIEESGITVTRLALSSKDDKTLALKDRYLGKHESGVYLIRPDQHVAARRPSYDDNQFRHAIRRAIGKE, encoded by the coding sequence ATGAACAAGATCTTTGAAGTTCCCTTGTATTCTTATCAACGCAGTGACGATCAGGATGCGCCCTCGCCGGTGCGTCATCCAGTCGTCGTGATCGGTGCGGGGCCGGTTGGTCTTGCTGCCGCAATTGACCTGGCCCAGCAGGGCATTGGCGTGGTTGTGCTGGACGACAACGACAAGGTCAGTTTTGGCTCTCGCGCCATCTGCTTCTCGAAACGGACACTGGAAATCGCCGATCGGCTTGGCCTCGGGGATCCGATGGTCGCCAAAGGCGTTCAATGGAACCTCGGCAAAGTCTTCTTCGACGACCGCAAGGTGTACGATTTCAATCTTCTTCCTGAGGAGGGCCACAAGCGGTCCGCATTTATCAATCTACAGCAATATTATTTCGAAGAATACCTGGTGAACCGGGTCCGAGAGCTGCAGGAGCAAGGCGCGCCGATCGAAATCCGCGGCCGCAACAAGGTCTCTGCCATCGGCACCCACCCCAGCCATGCCGTGCTGGAAATTGACACGCCAGAAGGTTCCTACAACCTGGAAGCCGACTGGCTGATTGCCTGCGACGGTGCCGGCTCCCCCACCCGGCAGATGCTGGGGCTGGATTTCGTCGGACGGGTGTTCGAAGACAACTTCCTGATTGCTGATGTGATCATGGACGCGGATTTCCCGACCGAACGCTGGTTCTGGTTCGATCCGCCCTTCAACAGGGGCCAATCAGCACTCTTGCATAAGCAGCCGGATGGCGTCTGGCGGATCGACCTGCAACTGGGCTGGGACATCGACAAGGAACGCGAGAAGCGCCCCGAGAACGTGATCCCGCGACTCAAGGCGATGCTGGGCGAAGATGTAAAATTCGAACTTGAGTGGGTCTCGATCTACACCTTCCAGTGCCGCCGCATGGAGAAGTTCCGCCATGGCCGGGTGATCTTCGCCGGCGACGCCGCACATCAGGTGTCGCCGTTCGGAGCCCGCGGTGCCAACTCCGGCCTGCAAGATACCGACAATCTGTGCTGGAAACTCAAGCTGGTGATGGACGGCAAAGCGCCAGAAAGCCTGCTGGACAGCTATGACATTGAACGCGTCCACGGCGCTGACGAGAATATCCGGAACTCCTCGCGCTCCACCGATTTCATCACGCCCAAGTCGGAAATCAGCCGGGTCATGCGCGACGCGGTTCTGGACCTGTCCGAACAGTATGAATTCGCGCGTCCTTTGGTGAACTCCGGCCGGCTGTCGGTGCCCTGCACCTATGAAGGCTCACCGCTGAATTCGGCAGACGCGCTCAACGGGCCGGAACGCACCCGGCCCGGCTCACCCTGCCCCGATGTGCCGCTGGTCGACGGGTTTCTGCTCGGCAAGCTGGGCGACAAATTCACCCTGCTGACCATCGACGCCGACGCGCCTGATGAGATTGAGGAATCCGGCATCACGGTCACCCGATTGGCGCTCTCCAGCAAGGACGACAAAACACTGGCGCTGAAGGACCGCTACCTGGGCAAGCATGAAAGCGGTGTCTACCTGATCCGCCCGGACCAGCATGTCGCCGCCCGCCGCCCCAGCTATGACGATAACCAGTTCCGGCATGCGATCCGCCGGGCCATCGGCAAGGAGTGA
- the maiA gene encoding maleylacetoacetate isomerase codes for MSDVILYDYWRSSASYRVRIALNLAGIAYRSQTVDLVNGEQTGPEHLARNPQGFVPVLEIDGLRLTQSLAILDYLDQTRNLGLLPGTPAERAGVQALAHSIAVDLHPVCNLKVARYATSLCAEAQPQDAEHSLDMPAGWMRHFIRPGLIAFNALLERYPPAPYCTGDRPGLADLCLMPQLYNARRWGVDFNDLSRLGEIEATCASNQAFAMAHPDAVHSATTTDKQIG; via the coding sequence ATGTCTGATGTCATACTCTACGACTACTGGCGATCATCGGCCAGCTATCGTGTTCGCATTGCCCTCAATCTCGCGGGTATCGCCTACCGGAGCCAAACCGTGGATCTGGTCAACGGCGAGCAAACCGGCCCCGAGCATCTGGCCCGCAACCCGCAAGGGTTCGTGCCGGTGCTGGAAATCGACGGGCTGCGCCTGACGCAATCGCTGGCAATCCTCGACTACCTGGACCAGACCCGAAACCTTGGCCTGCTGCCTGGCACCCCGGCAGAGCGTGCGGGGGTTCAGGCCCTTGCCCACTCCATCGCGGTTGATCTGCACCCTGTCTGCAATCTGAAGGTCGCCCGCTACGCCACCAGCCTTTGTGCAGAGGCACAGCCGCAAGATGCTGAACACTCTCTCGACATGCCCGCAGGCTGGATGCGCCACTTCATTCGTCCGGGTCTCATTGCTTTTAATGCGCTTCTGGAAAGATATCCCCCTGCGCCATATTGCACCGGAGACCGTCCGGGGCTCGCAGATCTCTGCCTGATGCCACAACTCTACAACGCACGACGCTGGGGGGTGGATTTCAACGACCTGTCCCGTCTTGGTGAGATTGAAGCCACATGTGCAAGCAATCAGGCCTTCGCGATGGCGCATCCGGATGCAGTTCATTCCGCCACTACAACGGACAAACAGATAGGATAG
- a CDS encoding VPEID-CTERM sorting domain-containing protein, which yields MKLAVRIHDLITVAAVLCATAPMAFAAGEWPDAGGPGNGNGNGNGWGNGWGNGGGNGNGNGNGQTVPEIDVSAGMLAVAAVAAALLLSWELRRRRSV from the coding sequence ATGAAACTGGCAGTGCGCATACATGACCTGATAACCGTTGCGGCCGTTTTGTGTGCAACTGCCCCCATGGCATTTGCGGCTGGTGAATGGCCTGACGCGGGCGGACCGGGCAATGGGAACGGCAATGGCAATGGTTGGGGCAATGGTTGGGGCAACGGCGGGGGCAATGGGAACGGCAACGGCAATGGCCAGACCGTGCCTGAGATCGACGTCAGCGCAGGTATGCTCGCCGTGGCTGCGGTCGCCGCTGCTTTGCTTCTGAGCTGGGAGTTGCGCCGGCGCCGGTCTGTCTAG
- the hmgA gene encoding homogentisate 1,2-dioxygenase, whose product MNRKVDAHKMIQAPSLTGPHEGYMPGFANDFETEALPGALPQGMNSPQKCNYGLYGEQLSGTAFTADVPERTWCYRIRPSVKHSHRYQKIDLPHWKSAPCVDPDVISLGQYRWDPVPHSDEGLTWLTGMRTMTTAGDVNTQVGMASHIYLVTESMVDSYFFSADSELLVVPQEGRLRFATELGIIDLAPQEIAIIPRGLVYRVEVLEGPCRGFVCENYGQKFELPGRGPIGANCMANPRDFKAPVAAFEDRETPSTVTIKWCGQFHETRIGHSPLDVVAWHGNYAPYKYDLTTYCPVGAILFDHPDPSIFTVLTAPSGVPGTANIDFVLFRERWMVAENTFRPPWYHKNIMSELMGNIYGQYDAKPQGFAPGGMSLHNMMLPHGPDKNAFEGASNSNLGPEKLENTMSFMFETRFPQHLTGFAANEAPLQDDYIDCWADIEKKFDGTPGKK is encoded by the coding sequence ATGAATCGCAAAGTCGATGCCCACAAAATGATCCAGGCCCCGTCCCTTACCGGGCCACACGAGGGCTATATGCCGGGCTTTGCCAATGATTTTGAAACCGAGGCGCTGCCCGGTGCGCTGCCGCAAGGCATGAACAGCCCGCAAAAGTGCAACTATGGTCTTTACGGCGAACAGCTGAGCGGCACCGCTTTTACCGCCGATGTGCCGGAGCGGACCTGGTGCTACCGCATCCGCCCGTCCGTCAAGCATTCGCACCGCTATCAGAAGATCGACCTGCCGCATTGGAAGTCTGCCCCCTGCGTCGATCCGGACGTGATCTCGCTGGGCCAGTACCGCTGGGATCCGGTGCCGCATTCGGATGAAGGCCTGACTTGGCTCACCGGCATGCGCACGATGACCACCGCAGGCGATGTGAACACCCAGGTCGGCATGGCCAGCCACATCTATTTGGTCACCGAGTCGATGGTGGACAGCTACTTCTTCTCCGCCGATTCTGAACTCTTGGTGGTGCCACAGGAAGGACGCCTGCGCTTTGCCACTGAGCTGGGTATCATCGACCTCGCACCGCAGGAAATCGCCATCATCCCGCGCGGTCTGGTGTACCGGGTGGAGGTGCTGGAAGGCCCCTGCCGCGGCTTTGTCTGCGAGAACTACGGCCAGAAATTCGAGTTGCCCGGCCGCGGGCCCATCGGCGCCAACTGCATGGCCAACCCGCGCGACTTCAAGGCGCCGGTGGCGGCGTTCGAGGATCGCGAGACGCCGTCCACCGTGACCATCAAATGGTGCGGTCAATTCCATGAGACCAGGATCGGCCACTCGCCGTTGGATGTGGTGGCCTGGCACGGAAACTATGCGCCCTACAAATACGACCTGACCACCTATTGCCCGGTCGGCGCGATCCTGTTCGACCACCCGGACCCGTCGATCTTTACCGTGCTGACGGCACCGTCGGGGGTGCCGGGCACTGCCAACATTGACTTTGTGCTGTTCCGCGAGCGCTGGATGGTGGCTGAGAACACCTTCCGCCCGCCGTGGTATCACAAGAACATCATGTCGGAGCTAATGGGCAATATCTACGGCCAGTATGATGCCAAACCGCAAGGGTTCGCGCCGGGTGGCATGTCCTTGCACAACATGATGCTGCCGCACGGGCCGGACAAGAACGCCTTTGAAGGCGCGTCGAACTCCAACCTCGGCCCCGAGAAGCTCGAGAACACAATGTCCTTCATGTTCGAGACCCGTTTCCCGCAGCATCTGACAGGCTTTGCCGCGAACGAAGCACCGCTGCAGGATGACTACATCGACTGCTGGGCCGATATCGAGAAGAAATTCGACGGCACACCAGGCAAGAAGTAA
- a CDS encoding DUF2783 domain-containing protein has translation MTEDQLILAANLERADDFYADLLAAHEDLSKAESDALNARLVLVLANHIGKRAILKQALAAAALKPGEDSA, from the coding sequence ATGACCGAAGACCAACTGATCCTGGCCGCCAACCTCGAACGCGCCGACGATTTCTATGCCGATCTGCTGGCCGCGCATGAGGACCTGAGCAAGGCCGAAAGCGATGCGCTGAATGCACGGCTGGTGCTGGTGCTGGCAAATCACATCGGGAAACGCGCGATCCTGAAACAGGCGCTGGCTGCTGCCGCGCTGAAACCCGGGGAGGACTCCGCTTGA
- a CDS encoding VOC family protein — MKIEQIHHVAYRCKDAKQTVEWYGQMLNMDFVLAIAEDHVPSTHEPDPYMHIFMDAGNGNVLAFFELPTKPEMDRDRNTPVWVQHIAFKVKDRETLIQFKDHLEANGVEVLGVTDHSIFHSIYFFDPNGHRVELACPDPEEQALLQKLDSVKWEMLEEWSKTKKAPKHAEWLHAKELSEL; from the coding sequence TTGAAAATCGAACAGATCCACCACGTCGCCTACCGCTGCAAGGACGCCAAGCAGACGGTGGAGTGGTATGGGCAAATGCTGAACATGGACTTTGTCCTGGCAATTGCCGAGGACCATGTTCCCTCGACCCATGAACCCGATCCCTACATGCATATCTTCATGGATGCAGGCAACGGCAACGTCCTGGCCTTTTTTGAGCTGCCGACCAAGCCGGAGATGGACCGCGACCGCAACACGCCGGTCTGGGTGCAGCACATCGCCTTCAAGGTGAAGGATCGCGAGACCCTGATCCAGTTCAAGGACCATCTGGAGGCCAACGGCGTCGAGGTGCTGGGCGTCACCGACCACTCGATCTTCCACTCGATCTATTTCTTCGATCCGAACGGCCACCGGGTGGAGCTGGCCTGCCCCGACCCGGAGGAACAGGCACTGCTGCAAAAGCTGGACTCCGTGAAATGGGAAATGCTGGAAGAATGGTCCAAGACCAAGAAGGCGCCGAAACATGCCGAATGGCTGCACGCCAAGGAATTGAGCGAGCTTTAG
- a CDS encoding MarR family winged helix-turn-helix transcriptional regulator has product MTEKDDFALQDFLPYLLNRAAEESSLEFQQHYKNRYGMLRTEWRVLFHLGSYGRMTAKEIGQRAKIHKTKISRAVAKLAERRFVLRHRDERDRRSEHLELTPQGQAAYRDLREQAAIYDGQLASRLSEGESEALRHMLRKLAGIEP; this is encoded by the coding sequence ATGACCGAAAAAGATGACTTCGCGCTGCAGGATTTCTTACCCTATCTCCTCAATCGCGCCGCAGAAGAGAGCTCGCTTGAGTTTCAACAACACTACAAGAATCGCTACGGGATGCTCCGTACCGAATGGCGGGTCCTGTTTCATTTGGGCAGCTACGGGCGCATGACCGCAAAGGAAATTGGCCAGCGCGCCAAAATCCATAAGACCAAGATCAGCCGTGCCGTTGCGAAGCTCGCCGAGCGTCGATTTGTATTGCGTCACCGGGATGAACGAGACCGACGATCGGAGCATCTGGAACTGACCCCGCAGGGGCAGGCCGCCTATCGCGATCTTCGGGAGCAGGCCGCCATCTATGATGGGCAGCTTGCATCCCGACTCAGCGAAGGTGAAAGCGAGGCGCTACGCCACATGCTGCGCAAACTGGCCGGAATTGAACCATAG
- the xrtE gene encoding exosortase E/protease, VPEID-CTERM system — MSISDQPQPSRPIDQVLGKGSRRLFLILGLAIAELLLVMVAYQLLANVHCKFTGADLACTTVRSLAGRLLALLTVLSLYLVLVRSAYTALAAFVGRASQRPSAVILNLVGLLIALVPLALFGPSGINAWISPTLILVCLGGGIAGLGGLLALMPLRDWVVWLRGCGLPLILALLVALVMPDITRMMEPIWNIEALTSVTFLLVTWVLENSGATVWSDPALHLIRVDGFLVEIGEPCSGVEGFALVTTFMGLYALLMGRDLRQTRYWLFLFPAALLLSWGFNVARIAILILIGAWIAPEHAVNGFHSYAGWLMFTCLALLILAIAHRSRWLQSNPARVAAATADLPPLRADMLIASIVPFVVMMLSGVLVSAIWAEPADGYPLRTAMMAAALLLFWPALRALAYRPRPMDITAGAAIAAVWIVMATPDISRGNITEHRDTLWIATRLLGTIILVPIIEELFFRGYLLRRMAGQGQVLRAVIALVVSSLLFGLMHDRFALGMAAGAIFGALYLRGGGLPAAILAHMVANALIAYVAFATGNWTLI, encoded by the coding sequence ATGTCGATATCTGATCAGCCACAGCCGTCGCGCCCTATCGACCAGGTGTTGGGCAAGGGCAGCCGACGGTTATTCCTGATCCTCGGGTTGGCGATTGCCGAGCTGTTGCTTGTCATGGTCGCCTACCAGCTGCTGGCCAATGTGCATTGCAAATTCACCGGCGCGGATCTGGCCTGCACCACCGTGCGATCACTCGCCGGGCGCTTGCTGGCGTTGTTGACCGTGCTCAGCCTTTATCTTGTGCTGGTGCGCAGCGCCTATACTGCGCTGGCCGCATTTGTCGGGCGCGCCTCGCAACGCCCATCGGCAGTTATCCTGAACCTCGTCGGTCTTCTGATCGCGCTGGTCCCGCTGGCCCTGTTTGGGCCCAGTGGTATCAACGCATGGATTTCGCCGACCCTTATTCTGGTCTGCCTAGGCGGCGGCATCGCCGGGCTAGGCGGTCTGCTGGCCCTGATGCCACTTCGAGATTGGGTTGTCTGGCTGCGCGGCTGCGGCCTGCCTCTGATCCTGGCGCTTCTTGTGGCACTGGTCATGCCCGATATCACTCGCATGATGGAGCCGATCTGGAACATAGAAGCGCTGACGTCGGTGACGTTCCTCCTCGTGACATGGGTTCTGGAAAACTCAGGTGCCACTGTCTGGTCCGATCCGGCGTTGCATCTGATCCGTGTCGACGGTTTTCTGGTGGAGATCGGCGAACCCTGCTCAGGCGTCGAAGGGTTTGCCCTCGTCACGACCTTTATGGGGCTTTATGCGCTGTTGATGGGCCGCGATCTCAGGCAGACACGATATTGGCTGTTCCTGTTTCCCGCCGCTCTGCTGCTCAGCTGGGGCTTCAATGTCGCGCGTATCGCTATACTGATCCTGATCGGCGCCTGGATTGCACCGGAACATGCGGTCAACGGATTTCACAGCTATGCCGGCTGGCTGATGTTCACCTGTCTTGCGCTGCTGATCCTGGCGATTGCCCATCGCTCTCGCTGGTTGCAGAGCAACCCCGCTAGGGTGGCCGCCGCAACCGCCGACCTGCCACCGCTGCGCGCCGATATGCTGATCGCGAGCATAGTGCCTTTTGTCGTGATGATGCTGAGCGGCGTATTGGTTTCTGCAATCTGGGCAGAACCTGCCGACGGATATCCGCTGCGTACCGCAATGATGGCAGCCGCATTGCTGTTGTTCTGGCCTGCCCTTAGGGCGCTGGCCTACAGGCCACGCCCTATGGATATCACCGCCGGGGCCGCAATTGCAGCCGTCTGGATCGTGATGGCCACACCCGACATCAGCCGTGGCAACATTACAGAGCACCGGGATACCCTATGGATTGCGACACGCCTGCTCGGGACCATAATTCTGGTGCCCATCATCGAAGAGCTGTTCTTTCGCGGGTATCTGCTGCGCCGCATGGCCGGGCAGGGTCAGGTTCTACGGGCGGTTATCGCCTTGGTCGTCAGCAGCCTTCTGTTCGGTCTGATGCATGACCGCTTCGCGCTTGGTATGGCCGCTGGCGCAATCTTTGGCGCCCTATATCTGCGTGGGGGCGGGTTACCGGCCGCCATATTGGCCCATATGGTGGCAAATGCCCTGATCGCCTATGTTGCCTTTGCGACCGGGAACTGGACACTTATCTAG
- the fahA gene encoding fumarylacetoacetase — translation MPLTKSWVTSANSATHPFPLNNLPYGVFSVDGDDPRCGVAIGDMILDMQAAEETGLIQLSDAPLFDVPYWNDLMEEGPAVWTALRNRLTALLSEGSAEQGKVEPLLVPATDAELHMPFAVSEYTDFYAGKNHAFNVGTMFRGPENALPPNWLHIPIGYNGRASSVVVSGTDVRRPWGQLKGPNDETPRWAPCARFDIELEMGAIVGTPSDGPITVQEADDHIFGYVLLNDWSARDIQAWEYQPLGPFQAKATANTISPWIVTKTALEPFRCDTPGREVELLDHLKDCGPMLYDIDLEVTMAPEGKEATTIARTNYKEMYYSAAQQLAHHTTSGCPMNAGDLLGSGTISGPTKESRGSLLELSWGGKEPLTLDTGEERSFIADGDTLTLKGAAKGDGYTIGFGDCTGTVLPALENPYAR, via the coding sequence ATGCCTTTGACAAAATCCTGGGTCACCTCCGCCAACAGCGCGACCCATCCGTTCCCACTGAATAACCTGCCTTATGGCGTGTTTTCTGTTGATGGCGACGATCCGCGCTGCGGCGTGGCCATCGGGGACATGATCCTCGATATGCAGGCCGCCGAGGAAACCGGCTTGATCCAGTTGAGCGATGCGCCACTGTTCGACGTTCCGTATTGGAACGACCTTATGGAAGAAGGTCCGGCCGTCTGGACTGCGCTTCGCAACCGTTTGACAGCGCTGCTGTCCGAAGGCTCTGCCGAGCAGGGTAAGGTCGAACCTTTGCTGGTTCCGGCTACGGACGCCGAGCTGCACATGCCCTTTGCCGTCAGCGAATACACCGACTTCTATGCAGGCAAGAACCACGCCTTCAACGTCGGCACCATGTTCCGCGGTCCGGAAAATGCGCTGCCGCCGAACTGGCTGCATATCCCGATCGGCTATAACGGGCGGGCCTCCTCCGTTGTGGTGTCCGGTACCGATGTGCGCCGACCCTGGGGTCAGCTGAAAGGTCCAAATGACGAGACGCCGCGGTGGGCGCCCTGCGCGCGCTTCGATATCGAGCTGGAGATGGGCGCCATTGTCGGCACCCCCTCCGATGGCCCGATTACCGTGCAGGAAGCGGATGACCATATCTTTGGCTATGTACTGCTGAACGACTGGTCCGCGCGCGATATCCAGGCCTGGGAATACCAGCCCTTGGGACCGTTCCAGGCCAAGGCCACTGCCAACACGATCTCTCCTTGGATCGTGACCAAAACGGCGCTGGAGCCGTTCCGCTGCGACACGCCCGGGCGTGAGGTGGAACTGCTGGACCACCTGAAGGATTGCGGCCCGATGCTCTATGATATCGACCTTGAGGTCACCATGGCGCCGGAAGGCAAAGAGGCCACAACCATCGCGCGGACCAACTACAAGGAAATGTATTACTCCGCCGCACAGCAGCTGGCGCATCACACCACCTCGGGCTGCCCGATGAACGCGGGCGATCTTCTGGGCTCTGGCACCATCTCCGGCCCCACCAAGGAAAGCCGCGGCTCGCTCCTGGAACTCAGCTGGGGCGGTAAGGAGCCGCTGACGCTGGACACTGGCGAGGAGCGCTCCTTCATCGCCGACGGTGACACGCTGACCCTGAAAGGCGCGGCCAAAGGCGACGGCTACACCATCGGTTTCGGCGACTGCACCGGTACCGTGCTGCCCGCGCTTGAAAACCCCTACGCAAGATAA
- a CDS encoding adenylate/guanylate cyclase domain-containing protein: MTDAALRATPIIDWLTAEGLRGASRQEMLQGFCQRLADDGVPLLRFHLAQRAYHPKYGGIGFSWTRADGLSHEFYEHSDTPRDEWLYSTFYYMLERQVPEFRTKLTGHVLERFPALAQFKQRGATDYFALAMRFGDFADAPFDPKRPGEGILSSWSTDHLDGFSEADLTLIRFIYPHLALALRAASAQQMAKDLLQVYLGRDAGQRVLSGEIQRGSSRQIDAVICYFDLKGFTQLAEQIPGAELIDMINDYFGLAVETIQTHGGNILKFMGDGILAMFDLGSIGEDATAALAAASGLQSKIRNRNVERAQQGNPVADFTLALHAGEILYGNIGSENRLDFTVIGPTVNLTARLSGMHASVGRSIIVSEQVQRAAQPTSHDLVSLGRYMLRGVAEPVELFTIYEGSAAGLSDRASEQRSA, translated from the coding sequence ATGACGGATGCTGCTCTGCGCGCCACGCCGATAATCGACTGGCTGACTGCTGAAGGACTAAGAGGGGCAAGCCGTCAGGAGATGCTGCAAGGCTTTTGCCAGAGGCTTGCTGACGACGGCGTGCCGCTCCTGCGGTTTCATCTGGCGCAGCGTGCCTATCACCCAAAATACGGTGGTATCGGCTTTAGCTGGACCCGCGCGGACGGCTTGTCGCATGAATTTTATGAACACAGCGATACACCGCGGGATGAGTGGCTCTACAGCACCTTCTATTATATGTTGGAACGCCAAGTGCCTGAGTTTCGCACCAAACTGACCGGGCATGTGCTGGAGCGGTTTCCTGCACTAGCGCAGTTCAAACAGCGCGGGGCCACGGATTACTTTGCGCTGGCAATGCGCTTTGGTGATTTTGCCGATGCCCCTTTTGATCCTAAGCGGCCGGGAGAGGGCATCCTGTCATCCTGGTCAACCGATCATCTCGATGGTTTCTCAGAGGCGGATCTCACGTTGATCCGTTTTATCTACCCGCATCTGGCGCTGGCGCTGCGGGCGGCCTCTGCCCAGCAGATGGCCAAGGATCTGCTTCAGGTCTATCTCGGTCGCGATGCTGGTCAGCGGGTTCTGTCAGGAGAAATACAGCGGGGCTCGTCACGCCAGATTGATGCGGTGATCTGCTATTTCGATCTGAAAGGCTTTACCCAACTGGCTGAGCAAATTCCGGGCGCCGAATTGATCGACATGATTAACGACTACTTTGGTCTGGCGGTCGAGACCATTCAGACCCATGGAGGGAATATCCTCAAATTCATGGGTGATGGCATATTGGCGATGTTTGACCTTGGCAGTATCGGCGAAGATGCAACAGCAGCGCTCGCGGCGGCCAGTGGCTTGCAGAGCAAGATACGCAATCGCAATGTCGAGCGTGCGCAGCAGGGTAACCCGGTTGCTGATTTCACGCTGGCCCTGCATGCCGGCGAAATCCTCTATGGTAATATAGGATCTGAGAACCGGTTGGATTTCACGGTGATCGGACCAACCGTCAACCTGACGGCACGGCTGTCAGGTATGCACGCCTCTGTTGGTCGCAGCATCATTGTCTCGGAACAGGTTCAACGGGCAGCCCAGCCGACCAGTCACGATCTGGTGTCGCTGGGTCGCTATATGCTGCGCGGTGTTGCCGAGCCGGTTGAGCTCTTCACGATTTACGAAGGCAGCGCAGCGGGCCTTTCTGATCGGGCGTCAGAACAACGCTCAGCCTGA
- a CDS encoding MBL fold metallo-hydrolase: MAKAFASQGDMTEKKITFDEIGEGLYAFTAEGDPNSGVIIGDDSVMIVEAQATPRLASKVIDCVRSVTDKPITHVVLTHYHAVRVLGASAFGAQNIIMSDKARSMVVERGQEDWDSEFQRFPRLFEGYESIPGLTWPSTTFSDSMTVYLGNRRIDIKHLGRAHTAGDAVIHVPDQNVMFTGDIVEDHSACYCGDGHFGDWGRTLDNIKAYDVDAIAPGRGDALVGKDAVERAVESTRDFVESTYRPAAKVAARNGTLKEAWDAVRAECDPKFADYAIYEHCLPFNVARAYDEARGIDTPRIWTAQRDLEMWEALQG; the protein is encoded by the coding sequence ATGGCCAAGGCTTTTGCGTCCCAAGGGGACATGACTGAAAAGAAGATCACCTTTGATGAGATCGGCGAGGGGCTTTATGCTTTTACCGCCGAGGGCGACCCGAACTCCGGCGTGATCATCGGCGATGACTCTGTGATGATCGTCGAAGCGCAGGCGACCCCACGGCTTGCGAGCAAGGTGATCGACTGCGTTCGCTCTGTCACCGACAAGCCGATCACCCATGTGGTGCTGACACATTACCACGCTGTTCGCGTACTGGGTGCTTCCGCATTTGGCGCGCAGAACATAATCATGTCGGACAAGGCCCGATCTATGGTGGTCGAACGCGGGCAGGAGGACTGGGACAGCGAATTCCAGCGCTTCCCGCGCCTTTTCGAGGGCTATGAGAGCATCCCCGGACTGACCTGGCCCTCCACCACCTTCAGCGATTCGATGACCGTTTACCTCGGCAATCGCCGGATCGACATCAAGCATCTGGGTCGCGCCCATACCGCGGGTGACGCGGTGATCCACGTGCCGGATCAGAACGTGATGTTCACCGGCGATATCGTCGAAGACCACTCAGCCTGCTACTGCGGCGACGGGCATTTCGGTGACTGGGGCAGGACGCTGGACAATATCAAAGCTTATGATGTCGACGCCATTGCCCCCGGTCGTGGAGACGCGCTGGTGGGCAAGGACGCGGTGGAACGCGCCGTCGAAAGCACCCGCGATTTCGTTGAAAGCACCTACCGCCCGGCAGCGAAAGTTGCAGCCCGCAACGGCACGCTGAAAGAAGCCTGGGACGCGGTGCGCGCAGAATGCGATCCGAAGTTTGCAGATTATGCCATCTACGAGCATTGCCTGCCCTTCAACGTGGCCCGTGCCTATGACGAGGCACGCGGCATCGACACCCCCCGGATCTGGACCGCTCAACGCGATCTGGAGATGTGGGAAGCCCTGCAGGGGTGA